The proteins below come from a single Danaus plexippus chromosome 9 unlocalized genomic scaffold, MEX_DaPlex mxdp_24, whole genome shotgun sequence genomic window:
- the LOC116767497 gene encoding prisilkin-39-like, whose protein sequence is MAKWSIVALALIGCAVAEPPVGYSYSAPSSLLVVGGGHGHSSPLASGGHYHSVPVGHQSSEGYHIDPHLLDKIKHIILKDEIQNQAYQSSVGGHGHGISSHYGPPAPVYGVPHDRIVGVELESLQQGIQVAQYHQAEEGYAGGYAGGYSGYSSGGYSSGGYSSGGHGSISYSAPSSSYTTIGVPSGSYGVPSISSSYGAPHH, encoded by the exons ATGGCCAAGTGGAGCATT GTCGCCCTCGCCCTTATCGGCTGTGCCGTTGCCGAGCCCCCCGTCGGCTACAGCTACTCAGCACCATCTTCCCTGCTTGTCGTAGGAGGCGGCCACGGCCACAGCTCTCCTCTAGCAAGCGGCGGCCACTACCACTCGGTGCCCGTCGGCCACCAGTCCTCTGAAGGATACCATATCGACCCCCATCTATTGGACAAAATCAAGCACATCATCCTGAAGGACGAGATCCAGAACCAAGCTTACCAATCATCCGTCGGAGGTCACGGCCACGGTATCTCATCTCACTACGGACCTCCCGCTCCCGTCTACGGCGTACCTCATGACAGAATCGTGGGTGTTGAATTAGAGTCTCTCCAACAAGGCATCCAGGTCGCTCAGTACCACCAGGCCGAAGAAGGTTACGCTGGTGGTTATGCTGGCGGATACTCTGGATACTCCAGCGGTGGCTACTCCAGCGGTGGCTATTCCAGCGGCGGACACGGCTCAATCTCCTACAGTGCCCCATCATCCAGCTACACCACTATCGGAGTCCCGTCCGGTTCCTACGGCGTCCCCTCTATCTCGTCCTCCTACGGCGCTCCTCACCACTAA